One window of Triticum dicoccoides isolate Atlit2015 ecotype Zavitan chromosome 5A, WEW_v2.0, whole genome shotgun sequence genomic DNA carries:
- the LOC119298767 gene encoding 3-hydroxyindolin-2-one monooxygenase-like, which produces MALEAAYHYLQRAVGHGTSTEALLLTVLLLLIIRLAWVRAFATTTASAKCKQQLPPTPPGKLPIIGHLHLIGSHPHVSFRDLAAKHGRDGLMLVHVGAVPTVVVSTPQAAEAVLRTHDHVFASRPRNPVADIIRYNSTDIAFAPYGDYWRRARKVVNTHLLSVKMVYSKRHDREEEVRLVVAKIRELATAAPGKALDMTELLGGYASDFVCRAVLGESHRKNGRNELFRELTEISASLLGGFNLEDYFPRLANLDVFLRVVCSKAMGVSKRWDNLFNELIAEYEHGKEDNAEDFVHLLLSLKKEYGLSTDNVKAILVNMFEAAIETSFLVLEYSMAELINNRHVMAKVQKEVRESTPGGEKLDLIMEEDLSGMPYLKATIKEAMRIHPPAPFLLPHFSTNDCEVNGYTIPAGTRVIVNAWALARDPSHWERAEEFYPERFLQEGRDAEVDMYGKDIRFVPFGAGRRICAGATFAIATVEVMLANLIYHFDWELPSEMEAIGAKVDMSDQFGMTLRRTERLHLVPKIYK; this is translated from the exons ATGGCTCTTGAAGCAGCGTACCACTACCTGCAGCGCGCCGTCGGCCATGGCACATCCACAGAAGCACTACTACTCACCGTTCTCCTGCTACTCATCATCCGACTAGCATGGGTAAGAGCCTTCGCCACCACCACCGCATCAGCAAAATGCAAGCAGCAGCTCCCGCCTACACCTCCCGGCAAGCTACCCATCATCGGCCACCTCCACCTTATCGGCTCCCACCCCCACGTCTCATTCCGCGACCTCGCCGCAAAGCATGGCCGCGACGGCCTCATGCTCGTCCATGTCGGTGCCGTGCCCACCGTCGTTGTGTCCACGCCCCAGGCCGCTGAGGCTGTCCTGCGCACGCACGACCACGTGTTCGCGTCCAGGCCACGTAACCCCGTCGCCGACATCATCCGCTACAACTCCACAGACATCGCGTTCGCGCCCTACGGCGACTACTGGCGTAGGGCTAGGAAGGTCGTCAACACGCATCTGCTCAGCGTCAAGATGGTCTACTCCAAGCGCCATGACCGCGAAGAAGAG GTGCGGCTCGTGGTCGCCAAGATCCGTGAGTTGGCCACAGCTGCTCCAGGCAAGGCATTGGACATGACGGAGCTCCTGGGCGGGTACGCCAGCGACTTTGTGTGCCGTGCGGTCCTTGGAGAGTCCCACCGGAAGAATGGCCGGAACGAGCTTTTCCGCGAGCTCACCGAGATCAGCGCCTCCCTGCTGGGGGGATTCAACCTGGAGGACTACTTCCCAAGGTTGGCAAACCTGGATGTGTTCCTCAGGGTGGTTTGCTCCAAGGCAATGGGAGTCAGCAAGAGGTGGGACAACCTGTTTAACGAGCTCATCGCCGAATACGAACACGGCAAGGAAGATAACGCGGAGGACTTCGTACATCTTTTGCTTTCGCTGAAGAAAGAGTACGGTCTCTCCACGGATAACGTCAAGGCCATCTTGGTG AACATGTTTGAGGCAGCTATAGAAACATCATTCCTGGTGCTGGAATACTCCATGGCCGAGCTCATCAACAACAGGCACGTCATGGCCAAAGTGCAAAAGGAGGTAAGGGAGTCCACACCCGGCGGCGAAAAGCTGGACCTGATAATGGAGGAGGACCTCAGCGGCATGCCCTACCTCAAGGCGACCATCAAGGAGGCGATGCGCATACACCCGCCGGCGCCCTTCCTGCTCCCACACTTCTCCACCAACGACTGCGAGGTTAATGGATACACCATTCCTGCGGGAACACGTGTCATTGTGAATGCTTGGGCTCTTGCCAGAGACCCGTCGCACTGGGAGAGAGCGGAGGAGTTCTACCCAGAGAGGTTTCTCCAAGAAGGCCGTGATGCAGAGGTCGACATGTATGGCAAAGATATCCGGTTTGTGCCTTTCGGTGCCGGGCGGAGGATCTGCGCGGGGGCTACTTTCGCGATCGCTACTGTTGAGGTAATGCTGGCGAACCTCATATACCATTTCGACTGGGAGCTTCCGAGTGAGATGGAGGCCATTGGCGCAAAGGTTGATATGTCAGACCAGTTTGGGATGACCCTTCGCCGAACGGAGAGGCTTCACCTTGTTCCTAAAATTTACAAATAA